In the genome of Candidatus Ornithobacterium hominis, the window TAGATCCAGACACAGCACGTGAATTTCATGACGAAACCTTGCCTGCTGAAAATGCAAAAGTGGCTCATTTCTGTTCGATGTGTGGCCCACATTTCTGTTCGATGAAAATTACTCAAGAAGTGAGAAATTATGCTGAGAAAAACGGATTAGATACATTAAAAGCCATTGAGGAAGGAATGAAAGAGAAATCCAAGGAATTCAAGGATAAAGGGAGTGAGGTATATCTGTAATCATTAAAAATCAAAATGTTCATCATTATTACCGCTGAAAGGGCAAAAGCCAATGAGATAGAATTGATACGAAAAATGGCAAGATTCCCAATCAGCATCCATGTTCGCAAACCTTTCTTTGGAGAAAAAGATTTGATGAAGTGGCTGAGCCAATTTGATGAAAATCAACATCAAAAAATGATGTTGCATACCGGGCATAAATTGATAGAACAATTTAATCTAAAAGGATTACATTTTAAAGAAAATCATCTAAAAGATGAAAATTTAAATCATTTAGTAGAGAAATATCATGCGAGGGGTAAAAAACTTTCAGCTTCATTTCATTCACAAAATGAGGCTGAAAGTCAAACCCAATTTGATTATGTTTTGCTGAGTCCTGTTTTTGATTCTGTGTCAAAAAAAAATTATAAAGGCAAAATATTTCAGCTGAACAACCCTCGCAAACCAATAATTGCTCTTGGTGGAATTACTCAGAAAAATATAGAAAAAGCAAAAATAAACGGGTTTTCAGGAGTGGCTGTTTTGGGAAGCATTTGGCAATGCTCTAGCCCTTTGGTGGCTTTTAAAAATATGTTTAATCAGTATGAAAAAAAATTTCTTGAAAAATAAATATAACTTTCTCAAAATTTGGATACTAAATTATTAATTTATGGTTTATTACATCAGCCAAGGGAAAACACCAAATGATCACCTGCAAAATATTAAAAAAATGGTAGATGCTGGGGTAAACTGGGTGCAACTTCGCATTAAAGGAAGCTCAGCAAATGAAATTTTAGATATTGCCCAAAAAGCAAAAGAATATTGCCATGAAAATCAGGTCGTATTTATCATAAATGATGATATTCAAATAGCTAAATTATTAAACTCCGATGGGGTTCACTTAGGAAGAGAAGATGAAAGTCCTCAAACAGCCAAAGAACTTTTAGGGAATAAAAAAATCATTGGAGGAACAGCTAATACATGGGATGATTGCCAAAAACTTATCCAAATGCGAGTGGATTATATTGGTTTAGGTCCTTTTCGGTTTACCTTAACCAAAGAGAAGCTCAGCCCAATACTCGGGATAGAGGGTTTTCGAGCAATTATGAATAAAATGAAAGGAAGTAAAATTGATATTCCTGTTATAGCCATAGGAGGTATTCGTTTAGAAGACATAGAAGAGCTTATTGAAATTGGTATAAGCGGCGTAGCACTGTCAGGTTTTTTGCATAAGCAAGAAAATATAGCCACGACCATTTCTCAGCTTCAATCATATTTTAAAATTTAATGTATGAATAAAAAATTAGTTATCGCCAACCGCACATTCAATTCTCGGTTATTCACAGGAACAGGTAAATTTTCTTCCTCTAAACTGATGGAACAAGCGATTTTAGCCAGTGAGAGTGAATTGGTTACCGTTGCGCTCAAAAGAGTGGATGCCAATAACGAAGAAGATGCTATTTTGCAAGGACTTCAGTTTAAGCATATTCACTTATTGCCCAATACTTCAGGCGTGAGAGATGCTAGAGAAGCTGTTTTTTCGGCAGAAATGGCAAGAGAAGCTTTAGAAACCAATTGGGTGAAAGTAGAAATTCACCCCGACCCTAAATATTTATTACCCGATGCTATTGAAACCCTAAAAGCATGCGAGGAGCTGGTGAAAAAAGGATTTGTGGTTATGCCTTATATTCATGCAGACCCCGTTTTGTGCAAACGATTGGAAGAAGTTGGCTGCCAATGCGTAATGCCATTGGGAGCCCCTATAGGAACAAATAAAGGCTTAAAAACCATGGATTTTTTAGAAATCATTATAGAGCAAAGTAATGTGCCCGTAATTGTAGATGCTGGGATAGGAGCCCCTTCACATGCCGCCCATGCCATGGAATTGGGTGCTGACGCAGTGCTGGTGAATACAGCTATTGCTACTTCTGAGAATCCTGTGGAAATGGCACAAGCATTTAAATTAGCCGTAGAGGCAGGGAGAATGGCGTATGAGGCGAAATTAGGGAAAATCAGTAATCAAGCAACAGCTAGTAGCCCGCTAACTAAATTTTTATACGATTAAAAAGCCTCAAAAATGAGTGGTTTTAAAGATATATTAGCACAGTATAATTGGGAGGAAACACTACAAAGTATTCATCAAAAAACAGAACAAGATGTACGCCAAGCACTGGCAAACCCGAGACGAGATTTAGAGGATTTTAAAGCACTGATTTCGCCTTCGGCACAGCCTTATTTGGAACAAATGGCACAAGAAAGCCACCAGAAAACACGCAAACGATTTGGTAGCACTATGCAAATGTATGCCCCTATGTATTTGAGCAATGAATGCCATAATATTTGTACTTATTGTGGTTTTAGCTTTACGAATAAAATACCCCGCAAGACACTGACTGATGAAGAAATTTTGAGAGAGTCTACATTTATTAGGAATAAAGGCTATGAACATATTTTGCTGGTGACAGGAGAAGCCAATCAAACCGTAGGGGTAGATTTCATTAGCAATGCCATTCAGTTATTACGCCCTTATTTTGCAAATATATCGATGGAGGTTCAGCCACTGAATCAAATCGAATATGAACGTTTGAAACAAGCTGGTTTATATGCCACTTTAGTTTATCAAGAGACATATCACAAAGCTACTTACCAGAAACATCACCCCAAAGGCAAAAAATCAAACTTTGATTTTCGTTTAGATACTCCCGACCGAATTGGTCGTGCAAAATTGCACAAAATAGGCATTGGTGTATTACTTGGGTTAGAAGATTGGCGTACCGATAGTTTTTTTACAGCTTTGCATCTAAAGTATTTACAAAAAACCTATTGGAAAACCAAATTTTCCATTTCCTTTCCACGTTTACGTCCGTTTAGTGGTGGATTAGAACCAAAAGTTACTATGACAGATGCTGAATTGGTACAGCTAATTTGTGCCTATCGTTTGATGGACGAAGATGTAGAGCTTTCAATTTCCACACGAGAAAGTCCTCGCTTTAGGAATCATATTGTTCATTTAGGTATTACGTCGATGAGTGCCGAATCCAAAACCAATCCAGGTGGCTATACCGTGGAACCTCAATCATTAGAACAATTTGAAATTTCTGACGATCGATCTACTGAAGAGATATATAAAATGCTGAAAAAAAATAAAATACAACCTGTTTGGAAAGACTGGGAAAAAGCATGGTAATAAAATTAAGTAAAGAAGAGGAGCAACAATATGCACGCCATTTGTTGTTGGACGAAATAGGTGTAGAAAAACAAGAATTATTGAAAAAATCATCTGTTTTAGTCATTGGTGCTGGTGGTTTGGGAAGTGCTGTCTTGCAATACTTAGTTGCCGCAGGCGTAGGGAAAATAGGAATAATAGACCCAGATGTAGTAAGCATCAGTAATTTGCAACGGCAAGTATTATTTACCCATAAAGACGTAGGGAAACCTAAGGCAGAGGTAGCAAAGAGGCGTCTAGAGCGGCTAAATCCATTTATAGAAATCACAAGCTATACGCAAACATTAAATCCTGAAAATGCATTTTATCTCATAGAAAAGTATGACGTAATTGTGGAAGGTAGTGATAATTTCACCACAAAGTATTTAACAAATGATGCTTGTGTATTGGCAAAGAAACCTTTTGTCTTAGGTTCAATTTTTAAGTTTGAGGGGCAACTATCTGTCTATAATTATAAAGGAAGTGCCACCTATCGCTGTCTTTTTTCTGAACCAATGAGCACCATAGATATGCCAAATTGTAGTGAAGTGGGAGTGTTGGGGGTACTGCCTGGTGTGGTTGGAACGTTAATGGCAAACGAAACCATAAAAATAGTAACAGAAATAGGCGAAGTTTTAGTAAATAAATTATTAAAAATTGATTTACTTACTTTAGAAATGAACATTTTTAAATTTGAAAAAGACCCCGAAATTCAAATTGAAAAATTAGAAACTCTTACAATGCACTGTTCAAGCCAAAATGAAGAAATAGATTTAGAAACATATCAAAAAGAAAAAGAGCGTTATAATCTATTAGATATCCGCACACTTGAAGAACGTTTAGCATTTAATTTAGGCGGAATTCATATTCCTCTACAGGAACTATCTCATCGCTGGCAAGAGTTACCTAAAGAGAAACCCATAATCGTGTATTGTGCCAAAGGAATCAGAAGTGCCAAAGCCGTTGAATTTTTAAAACAACAAAATTCAGCTATGAAATTTCTAAATTTAAAAGATGGAATTAATGGGATAAAAAAACAGAGTTAAATTTCTTTAAAAAAATGATGCAGTGCACCATTACCCTTTCCCCATGAAATTTTTTTAGCATGAAAAATGGCTTTATACACATAATCCTGAGAGAGAGCAATTGCCTCCAAAGATGTTTTACCCAAAGCCAAATAAGTAGCTATGGCAGAAGAAAGCGTACAACCTGTTCCATGGGTATTTTGGGAATGAATTTTTTTAGTATCAAATCGGTGAACACTTTTTTCAATATCAAAAAAAAGCGAGGTAAGTTGTTCCCCTTTCAAATGCCCACCCTTTAGCAGTACAGATTGTATTCCCATTTCAAGAAGCAATTTCCCAGCCTTTTCCATATCTTCTATCGATTGAATGCTTTGATGAGTCAGTAAAGAAGCCTCATCGAGATTAGGGGTGAAAATAGATATTCTCGGGAAGAGTTTTTTCATATGTAATATATGAGTTTGGTCACTGAATAATTTTTTCCCGCTCGAAGCCACCATTACTGGGTCAAAAACAACTGGTATTTCAGGGAAATCTTTCAGAAAATCAACAATGATTTCAATAAGTTCAGGCTTGTGAACCATTCCGATTTTTATAGCACAAGGCAAAATATCCTCTGCTATGGTTTCAAGTTGCGCTCGCACCACGCCTGGCGGAATGGCTAATATGGACTTTACACCCATTGTGTTTTGCACAGGTAAAGCTGTGAGAACAGTGGTGGCATATCCCCCTAAAGCCGAAATCGTTTTAATATCAGCTTGGATGCCCGCTCCACCAATTCCATCAAAACCAGCAATAGAAAGTACGGATGGAAACTTTTTTTCTTGCATTATATTTTTTTAGAACATAGCTTATAATTTTGGCTCAAAGATGTGAGAAGTAAAGTTAAGATATTTTTATAAAAAGAAGAAATCAAGTCTTCCCATCTAATTTTGCTAAAGAGTGAAAAGAGAGAGAGAAATGCCCCGCAGTGCATTATTATCATACGAGGTTTATTTTTAGCCTTTTAATATTTCTATCAAATACAAATACATCAAGCTATTGAATTTTTTAAGCCTTAAAAAATTTTAGCTGAAATTCTCGTTTTAAAAAACGCTCTTTCTTCTTAATCCGTAAATTGACTGAAAGAGTATTACGTTTATATTCATTTTTACAGTTACTTAAATTTTTAGCCTTTAATTTAAAAATTTACTAATATAAATCAAAAATAAGCTAAATAAATCAAAAAAATATTCTGGCATTGAGCGAGAGACGCATAGAATTCAAGAAAGCGACTGATGAGGTTGGCAACTGTAGATTAAAAAAACACCACTTTTGGGCAGAAGTCAATGAGCTAAATCTTTTGATTTCAAATAATCTTGATGCAGTAATTCTACAAATCGGCTATAGCTTTTTACTCCTTCCGTTTGATTATTTGATTTCAAAAAATAGTGATTGAGCTCTGTAAAAACTTCATCAGCGATGCCTTTGTATTTTTCATGAAAACGAATTCTTTCAGCTCGGTCAACTTGCATTTTTGGTGGAAATTCATTGATGATGTTTCTCACAAAAATAGAATCTTCAGCATAAATTTCTCTCAAAATATAGTTCATTGCCGCATATTCCGCTGAATATCTGCTTGGTATATCTCCTTTAGAAGCATTTGTATACCCGATGTAATTTGCCTCATACTCTCTTGCCCAGCCTTTTTGATGTGCTAGCTCATGAGCATTGGTAAACGGAATTTGAAGCAAAGGAATCTTGCCTACGCGCTGCGCTTCTCCACTAAACGGATTGAAATAACCCGTCACACCAAAATAACGCATGAGCGGAGAAAAAAGTGAAACTTTAACCGAAGAATCAGGCATGAAGTCTAAGTTTTGTTCAGAATATCTCTTTGCTCTCTCAAAATGCTGCAATGCCATACTCTTCAAATCATCCAAAGGAATTTCTGTTCTAGCTGAGCGAATGATGGGTTTTTTATAGTAATTAAAACCCCATACCCAATGGAAAATAACCCAAAAACTCATCAAAAAAAATAATATCTGACTAAAAATTTTTAAAGCCTTTAAAAATTCTTTTTGAATTATTTCTTTCAAGCCTTTAGAAATTTTATAAATGAGAAATACAATAAGAAAAAGATACAAAACATCACCCAACGAAAAGCTTAAAAAATCAAAAAAGCCAGAATAATTTGAATGAATTTTATGATAAATTTTCGGGTAAATTTCTTGTGTAAAATATTGATTTTTAGTCAATTGATTCGTTATGGCGACTAAAATCAATAGAGCTACCCCTGTGGTAAGAGATAAGAAATTAAATTTTAAATTATTACGTTTCAAATTTATTCGGTAAGTTTAGGATGCTAAATTTAATAAAACTTATAAAATGTCTATTCATAAAAAAAATAAACGAGTGACTGCCGAAACGCTTCGCACCATGAAACACGAGAACGAAAAAATTTCAATGTTGACCGCTTATGATTACACATTAGCGAAAATGGTGGATGCCTCAGGGGTTGACGCTATATTGGTTGGCGACTCGGCATCGAATGTGATGGCAGGGCACGAAACGACTCTGCCCATCACGCTAGAGCAAATGATTTACCATGCGCAGAGTGTTGTGAGGGCTTCTGAAAGAGCCTTAGTTGTTGTCGATCTACCATTTGGAACTTACCAGTCAGATTCACAAAAGGCTTTAGACTCGGCAGTACGCATTATGAAAGAAAGTGGTGCCCATGCCGTTAAGTTAGAAGGCGGGAAAAACATTAAAAAAAGCATCAAAAAAATTATAAATGCGGGGATTCCCGTGATGGGGCATTTGGGTTTGACCCCCCAAAGTATTTACCAATTTGGAACTTATAAGGTGCGTGCAAAAGAAGAAGAAGAAGCTCAAACTTTGCTAGAAGAAGCTCAGCTTTTAGATGATTTGGGCTGTTTTGCCTTAGTTTTAGAAAAAATTCCAGCAGCTTTGGCAAAGCAAGTGACTCAAAAGATTTCGATTCCTACCATTGGTATCGGCGCAGGAGCTGAATGCGACGGGCAAGTCTTGGTTTTACAAGATATGCTAGGGATGACACATGAATTTAAGCCACGCTTTTTACGCCAATATTTGAATCTTTATGACGAAATAACAGGAGCTCTAACACAATATGTAAAAGATGTGAAAGATGGCGGTTTCCCGAATAAAAATGAACAATATTAATTTTTTTTAAGCCTTAAAAAAAATAAAAGAAAATAGATAGAACATTCATGTGGAAACCTGAAATTTTGTGGGAAGATAATCATCTCATGATAGTGAATAAAGCTTGTGGAGATTTGGTGCAGGGAGATAAAACTGGAGACGAAAGCTTGTTGGATAAAATCAAAGCCTTTATCAAAATTCGAGATAATAAATCTGGGAATGTCTATTTAGGTTTGGTGCATAGATTAGACCGCCCAACCAGCGGAGTAGTCATTTTTGCGAAGACGAGTAAAGCCTTGAGTAGAATGAACCAAATGTTTAAAAATCGAGAAGTTGATAAAATTTATTGGGCGATAACAGAGCCTGCTAATCCCAATATTCCTGAAAAAGCTACACTAGAACATTACTTGAAAAAAAATAGTAAAAAGAATTTTGTTTCAGTTTTTCATCAACCGACCAAAGATGCAAAAAAAGCCATTTTGCACTATGAGCTCAAGCAGAAATTAAATCACTTTTGGTGGTACGAAATTAGACTAGAAACTGGGCGTTCTCACCAAATCAGAGCTCAGCTAGCAAGCATTGGAGCCAGCATCAAAGGGGATTTGAAGTATGGAGCTTCAAGATCTAATAGAGATGGAGGAATTCATTTACACGCGAGAAGTGCAGCGTTTATTCACCCCGTGAGCAAAGAAAAAATTTTGGTCGAAGCGCCACCACCAGAGGAGACGCTCTGGCAAGCGATTTTGTGAATTATTATTAAATTTTTATAGGCTAAAAAAATCCTATTCAAAATTTTGAATAGGATTTTTTACACAAATAGATAAATCTCTTTTAAGCTTCTTTGATTCTTGCTTTTTTACCTCTTAGTTTTCTAAAGTAGAAAATTCTTGCTCTTCTTACTTTACCTCGCTTATTCACTTCAATTTTTTGGATGCTTGGCATATTGATTGGAATAATTCTTTCTACCCCCACTTCGCCACTCATCTTACGAATTGTAAAGGTTTCTGTAGCGCCAGAACCTCTTCTTTGTAAAACGACTCCACGGAAAAACTGAACACGGGTTTTTCCACCTTCAGAAATTTCTTGATATACAGTGATTGTATCACCGGCAGAAAATTCAGGTAAATCTTTTTTTGCTACGTATTTGTCTTCTACGTATTTTACTAATTGATCCATCGTTAAGATTTTAATTTTTTAGACTAAATAACGTCCACGTACTTCGCCAGCGGTTATTTAATCGGACGGCAAAATTAAAATAAATTTATTGTTCTTGCAAGATTTTATTTAAAATAAATTTGGCTTTTATGGTGTTTTTGAACTTTATTTATATTTATAGTCGAACTATAATCAAGGCTATACTCGCAAGCCTTGCAAAATTAATCTAAAAAATTTCTAAGGCTTTAAAAAAATATATTTTCTTGCCACCAGTATTGGTATCCACCCACGGATTTTCTTTGTCCAATTTTTTTTAACATTTCATAAGGCAAATGCGCTTTGGAATTCTTCTAGTATCTGAAAAATTAAATTCAGCCATATCAATTTAATTTTCGATTGCTTAATTTAAATCTATCTTTGCATTATGGCAAAAAATAAAGCTTGGATTATTGAAGACGTCCACCTTTTGACGGCAGGAGCTAAAGGTGCTGCAATTGCAAAACCCGAAGGGCAAAAAACCATCATGGTGCGCAATGGCGTTCCTGGAGATGTGGTGGATGTACGAATTGTGAAAAAGAAAAAACGATTTCTGGAAGGGAAAGTGGTTACTATTAAAAAAGCTTCTGCTGACCGAATTGAGCCAAATTGTCAACATTTCGGAATTTGCGGTGGCTGCAAATGGCAAAATATGACATATGAGAAGCAACTTTTCTACAAAGAGCAAGAAGTCCGTGACCATTTGGAGCGTATCGCTAAAATACAACCAGAGGAATTTTCACCGATTTTGGGCTCTGAACAGCAATTCTGGTATCGTAATAAAATGGAATTTTCATTTAGCAATCAGCGTTGGGTGACTGAGGAAGAAATCAAAGAAAAGGGTGAAATTGAGAACCGTAACGCTTTGGGATTCCATATCCCAGGGATGTGGAGCAAAATTTTGGATATAGAAAAATGTTGGCTACAGGAAGAGCCTTCTAATCAAATTCGTAGAAGCCTGAAAGAATTTGCTGATGAGCAAGGATTAGCTTTTTTTGACCCCACGGAACAAAGCGGCTTACTGCGAACGTTGATGATAAGGATGACGACAACGGGGGAAATCATGGTGTTGGTTCAATTCTTTGAAAATCAACCAGAAAATATTCAAAAAGTTTTAGGTTTTTTGAATCAAAAATTTCCTGAAATTACTTCTCTGCTATACGCTATCAACCCGAAAGGCAATGATTCCATCTATGATTTGGAAATATTAAACTTTAAAGGTCAAAATTTCATTACAGAAGAAATGGAGGGTTTGAAATTCAAAATCGGCCCCAAAAGTTTTTACCAAACCAATCCTCAGCAAGCTTTGCATTTGTATCAGATTACACGAGATTTTGCTGACCTAGATGGATCTGAGATCGTATATGATTTGTACACCGGCACGGGAACTATTGCTCAATTTATTGCTCAAAAAGCAAAAAAAGTTATTGGAGTAGAGTCTGTGCCAGAAGCTATTGTCGCAGCTAGAGAAAATGCGGCGTTTAATCAAATTGATAATTGTACGTTTTACGTCGGTGATATGAAAACTGTTTTTACCGATGCCTTTGTGCAAGAAAATGGATATCCTGATGTGATTGTGACCGACCCGCCGCGCGATGGTATGCACCCCAAAGTTGTGGAAAATCTTCTGAATATTGCTCCAGAAAAAATCGTCTACGTAAGTTGTAATACTGCAACACAAGCGCGAGATTTGGAGAAATTAAAAGAGAAATATACCCTAAAAAAAGTTCAACCAGTCGATATGTTTCCGCAGACATATCATGTAGAGAATGTTGCCTTATTAACTTTAAAAAAATGAGAGTATTAATCCTATTTTTTATCAGCCTTCTATTTTTTTCTTGCGAAGAAGAAGACATTTGCCTAGAGGGTTCAACGCCGAGACTGGTTATAGAAACGGTGAACACCAGCCAAGCTTCTATCTCGATTGATTCTGTTCAAATTTTTAGAAATCAAGGCAATCAAGATTCTATGATTTATAAAGGCACGTTGAGTCAGCAGTATAAAATTCCTCTGTTACTGAAAGAAGCACCCTTTACTAAATTTACCTTTAAAATTTATCAAAAAAATCAAATCATTCAAGATGAATTCATCGTAGGCTACAATTATAAATTAAATTACGTTTCCAAAGCCTGTGGATATCGCGTTTTGTATGATTCCTTAAATGTTAAATTCAAGCCAAACTTCTTTAAAAAAGTTGAAGTTTTAAAACCTGTTTTAGACCATGAAGCAGCTCCTCATCTCCGCTTTTCTCATTAGTCTTCTTAGCCCGATGTTGGCACAAGAAATTAAGAGCCCCAAGCCGATTCCGCATCAGATTTTTATCGGAATAGATTTGCTCAATCCTGCCATTCAATTTTTGAGTGATAAAAAAGGCTATGAAGCCTCAGTTTCAGTCCCAGTTTATAAAAAATGGCAAGCTATAGCAGAGGGCGGCTACGAAGAAAATAAATATGAACAAAACAGCTGGAATATTGATTTAAGTGGTTTTTTTGCACGAGTGGGCTTTGACTGGTATGTGGATTCCGACCACAAAAACTTAAACAACGGCTACTACCTTGGCGCACGTATAGGCTACAGTCCGTATCAACTAAAAATCAACGAATTACCCATTAAAAATCAAGGAGGCGAGGTCTTTTCTATGCCACTAGGCGAGGTTTCTTCACACGCGCTTTGGGTAGCGCCCGTGGTAGGTGCAAGAGTAAATTTGGGCGATACGCGTTTTTATGTCAATTCAAATGTGCAACTCAATATACTGGCAATGGATTTGAATGAAAAGGATTTTGATGCATTTGCCATCCCAGGGTTTGGGAAGAGTAATAATGGGCTGAATTTGAGGGTTCTATGGAGTTTTGGGTTTGTTCTTTAATATTTTTTTAAGGCTTAAAAAAAATTTGATGAAAATAATTGGAATCACAGGAGGCATCGGCTCGGGGAAGACAAGGGTTTCTAAATTCATTACCGAAGTGGGCTATCCAGTTTATTTTGCAGATGACCGTGCGAGGGAAATCATGAACGAATCAGAAAAAATTAAGGCTTATTTAATTAAAGAATACGGCAAGGGAATTTATATAAAAAATCAATTAAATCGATCTCTCTTGGCTTCTATTGTTTTTAAAAAAAATAAAGCCTTAGAAAATTTAAACAAAATTGTGCACCCAGAGATTTTCCTTGATTTTGAGCGGTGGAAAACACAGCAGACACAGGAATTTGTATTTAAAGAAGCTGCAATTTTATTTGAATCAGGTTCTTACCGTTTTTCTGACTTTAATGTGACGGTAGAAGCAGATGAAGAGTTAAGAATTGAGCGGGTGATGCGGCGAAATCACTTTACCCGAGCACAAGTCTTGGAACGTATGGCAAATCAATGGAGTAGCCAACAAAGGCAAGAAAAAGCGGATTATATTTTGTGGAACAATGGGAGTTTAGTAGATTTAGAAAAAGTGACGGGTGAATTTTTGCTTTTTTTGAGTAAAAAATGGAATTAAAAATATGAAAAAAAGAATTTTCAAAATATTAATCGTTTTAATGACAGTTTCTATTCTTGGGCTGGGAATTGTGCAGATGTACTGGCTAAACCAAGCTTTTGAAGCTAAAGAAAATGAGTTTAATAGCCGACTGTATAAGGCGCTGGAGGAGAC includes:
- the thiD gene encoding bifunctional hydroxymethylpyrimidine kinase/phosphomethylpyrimidine kinase, with the protein product MQEKKFPSVLSIAGFDGIGGAGIQADIKTISALGGYATTVLTALPVQNTMGVKSILAIPPGVVRAQLETIAEDILPCAIKIGMVHKPELIEIIVDFLKDFPEIPVVFDPVMVASSGKKLFSDQTHILHMKKLFPRISIFTPNLDEASLLTHQSIQSIEDMEKAGKLLLEMGIQSVLLKGGHLKGEQLTSLFFDIEKSVHRFDTKKIHSQNTHGTGCTLSSAIATYLALGKTSLEAIALSQDYVYKAIFHAKKISWGKGNGALHHFFKEI
- a CDS encoding RluA family pseudouridine synthase; translated protein: MWKPEILWEDNHLMIVNKACGDLVQGDKTGDESLLDKIKAFIKIRDNKSGNVYLGLVHRLDRPTSGVVIFAKTSKALSRMNQMFKNREVDKIYWAITEPANPNIPEKATLEHYLKKNSKKNFVSVFHQPTKDAKKAILHYELKQKLNHFWWYEIRLETGRSHQIRAQLASIGASIKGDLKYGASRSNRDGGIHLHARSAAFIHPVSKEKILVEAPPPEETLWQAIL
- the panB gene encoding 3-methyl-2-oxobutanoate hydroxymethyltransferase — translated: MSIHKKNKRVTAETLRTMKHENEKISMLTAYDYTLAKMVDASGVDAILVGDSASNVMAGHETTLPITLEQMIYHAQSVVRASERALVVVDLPFGTYQSDSQKALDSAVRIMKESGAHAVKLEGGKNIKKSIKKIINAGIPVMGHLGLTPQSIYQFGTYKVRAKEEEEAQTLLEEAQLLDDLGCFALVLEKIPAALAKQVTQKISIPTIGIGAGAECDGQVLVLQDMLGMTHEFKPRFLRQYLNLYDEITGALTQYVKDVKDGGFPNKNEQY
- the thiH gene encoding 2-iminoacetate synthase ThiH, which produces MSGFKDILAQYNWEETLQSIHQKTEQDVRQALANPRRDLEDFKALISPSAQPYLEQMAQESHQKTRKRFGSTMQMYAPMYLSNECHNICTYCGFSFTNKIPRKTLTDEEILRESTFIRNKGYEHILLVTGEANQTVGVDFISNAIQLLRPYFANISMEVQPLNQIEYERLKQAGLYATLVYQETYHKATYQKHHPKGKKSNFDFRLDTPDRIGRAKLHKIGIGVLLGLEDWRTDSFFTALHLKYLQKTYWKTKFSISFPRLRPFSGGLEPKVTMTDAELVQLICAYRLMDEDVELSISTRESPRFRNHIVHLGITSMSAESKTNPGGYTVEPQSLEQFEISDDRSTEEIYKMLKKNKIQPVWKDWEKAW
- a CDS encoding thiazole synthase: MNKKLVIANRTFNSRLFTGTGKFSSSKLMEQAILASESELVTVALKRVDANNEEDAILQGLQFKHIHLLPNTSGVRDAREAVFSAEMAREALETNWVKVEIHPDPKYLLPDAIETLKACEELVKKGFVVMPYIHADPVLCKRLEEVGCQCVMPLGAPIGTNKGLKTMDFLEIIIEQSNVPVIVDAGIGAPSHAAHAMELGADAVLVNTAIATSENPVEMAQAFKLAVEAGRMAYEAKLGKISNQATASSPLTKFLYD
- the rplS gene encoding 50S ribosomal protein L19, which translates into the protein MDQLVKYVEDKYVAKKDLPEFSAGDTITVYQEISEGGKTRVQFFRGVVLQRRGSGATETFTIRKMSGEVGVERIIPINMPSIQKIEVNKRGKVRRARIFYFRKLRGKKARIKEA
- a CDS encoding thiamine phosphate synthase, producing MFIIITAERAKANEIELIRKMARFPISIHVRKPFFGEKDLMKWLSQFDENQHQKMMLHTGHKLIEQFNLKGLHFKENHLKDENLNHLVEKYHARGKKLSASFHSQNEAESQTQFDYVLLSPVFDSVSKKNYKGKIFQLNNPRKPIIALGGITQKNIEKAKINGFSGVAVLGSIWQCSSPLVAFKNMFNQYEKKFLEK
- a CDS encoding thiamine phosphate synthase, translating into MVYYISQGKTPNDHLQNIKKMVDAGVNWVQLRIKGSSANEILDIAQKAKEYCHENQVVFIINDDIQIAKLLNSDGVHLGREDESPQTAKELLGNKKIIGGTANTWDDCQKLIQMRVDYIGLGPFRFTLTKEKLSPILGIEGFRAIMNKMKGSKIDIPVIAIGGIRLEDIEELIEIGISGVALSGFLHKQENIATTISQLQSYFKI
- a CDS encoding DUF3810 domain-containing protein, translating into MKRNNLKFNFLSLTTGVALLILVAITNQLTKNQYFTQEIYPKIYHKIHSNYSGFFDFLSFSLGDVLYLFLIVFLIYKISKGLKEIIQKEFLKALKIFSQILFFLMSFWVIFHWVWGFNYYKKPIIRSARTEIPLDDLKSMALQHFERAKRYSEQNLDFMPDSSVKVSLFSPLMRYFGVTGYFNPFSGEAQRVGKIPLLQIPFTNAHELAHQKGWAREYEANYIGYTNASKGDIPSRYSAEYAAMNYILREIYAEDSIFVRNIINEFPPKMQVDRAERIRFHEKYKGIADEVFTELNHYFLKSNNQTEGVKSYSRFVELLHQDYLKSKDLAH
- a CDS encoding HesA/MoeB/ThiF family protein, producing the protein MVIKLSKEEEQQYARHLLLDEIGVEKQELLKKSSVLVIGAGGLGSAVLQYLVAAGVGKIGIIDPDVVSISNLQRQVLFTHKDVGKPKAEVAKRRLERLNPFIEITSYTQTLNPENAFYLIEKYDVIVEGSDNFTTKYLTNDACVLAKKPFVLGSIFKFEGQLSVYNYKGSATYRCLFSEPMSTIDMPNCSEVGVLGVLPGVVGTLMANETIKIVTEIGEVLVNKLLKIDLLTLEMNIFKFEKDPEIQIEKLETLTMHCSSQNEEIDLETYQKEKERYNLLDIRTLEERLAFNLGGIHIPLQELSHRWQELPKEKPIIVYCAKGIRSAKAVEFLKQQNSAMKFLNLKDGINGIKKQS